The Mesobacillus jeotgali genome window below encodes:
- the ltrA gene encoding group II intron reverse transcriptase/maturase, with protein sequence MLMNLILSRENLIEALKRVEKNKGSHGIDGMSVKSLRRHLYENWDTLCDSLRKGTYQPNPVRRVEIPKPNGGVRLLGIPTVIDRFIQQAIAQVLTPLFDPTFSEHSYGFRPSRRGHDAVRKARGYISEGYRWVIDMDLEKFFDKVNHDKLMGILASRIQDRLVLKLIRKYLQAGIMINGVVYDAEEGTPQGGPLSPLLSNILLDKLDKELERRGHKFVRYADDCNIYMKSKKAGERVMNSITCFIEQKLKLKVNRGKSAVDRPWKRKFLGFSFTVNKKPKVRIANESVKRLKAKIRKLTSRSKPIPMEVRIEKLNQFLTGWCGYFALADTPSKFKEFDEWIRRRLRMIEWKQWKNPKTRVRKLKSLGVPDQKAYEWGNSRKKFWRIASSPILHKTLDNSYWSHRGLKSLYQRYEFLRHT encoded by the coding sequence ATGTTAATGAATCTGATTCTATCACGGGAAAACTTAATAGAAGCACTTAAACGTGTGGAGAAGAACAAAGGGAGTCACGGCATAGATGGAATGTCCGTAAAATCCCTACGAAGACATCTCTATGAGAACTGGGACACCCTTTGTGATTCTTTAAGGAAAGGTACCTATCAACCTAACCCAGTACGTCGAGTCGAAATCCCGAAACCGAACGGTGGAGTAAGGTTACTTGGAATACCTACCGTGATAGATCGTTTCATCCAACAGGCAATCGCCCAAGTTTTAACTCCGCTTTTTGACCCAACCTTCTCGGAACATAGTTATGGGTTTAGGCCAAGCCGAAGAGGCCATGACGCTGTACGTAAAGCAAGGGGATATATAAGTGAAGGTTACAGATGGGTGATTGACATGGACTTGGAGAAGTTCTTTGACAAAGTGAATCATGACAAGCTGATGGGGATATTGGCAAGCAGAATCCAAGACCGATTGGTCTTGAAGCTAATTCGAAAATATCTCCAAGCAGGAATCATGATAAATGGTGTAGTCTACGATGCAGAAGAAGGAACACCACAAGGAGGTCCCCTGAGCCCTCTTCTTTCGAATATACTTTTGGATAAGCTTGATAAAGAACTAGAAAGGAGAGGTCACAAGTTTGTCCGATACGCCGATGATTGTAATATTTACATGAAATCGAAGAAAGCTGGAGAACGAGTAATGAACTCCATTACATGCTTCATTGAGCAGAAATTAAAGCTCAAAGTAAACAGAGGGAAATCAGCGGTTGACCGCCCGTGGAAACGAAAATTCCTTGGCTTTAGCTTTACGGTTAATAAGAAACCGAAGGTTCGAATAGCCAACGAAAGTGTTAAAAGGCTAAAAGCTAAAATACGAAAGTTAACATCCCGTTCTAAACCAATCCCCATGGAAGTTAGAATTGAGAAATTGAATCAATTTCTAACGGGATGGTGTGGATATTTTGCATTAGCTGATACACCAAGTAAATTCAAAGAATTTGATGAGTGGATTAGAAGAAGACTCCGTATGATTGAATGGAAACAATGGAAGAACCCGAAGACAAGAGTAAGAAAACTCAAAAGTCTTGGCGTTCCAGACCAAAAGGCATACGAATGGGGAAATTCCAGAAAGAAATTTTGGAGAATTGCCTCAAGTCCAATCTTACACAAAACCCTCGATAACTCTTATTGGAGTCATCGAGGGCTCAAAAGTCTATATCAAAGATATGAATTTCTACGTCACACTTAA
- a CDS encoding twin-arginine translocase TatA/TatE family subunit has protein sequence MLQNIGIPGLILVLVIALIIFGPSKLPEIGRAFGSTLKEFKKSTRELVADDESKKEDENKRSVTQ, from the coding sequence ATGTTACAGAATATAGGAATACCGGGTTTGATTCTTGTCCTTGTCATAGCTTTAATTATTTTTGGTCCATCTAAGCTGCCTGAAATCGGCCGTGCGTTTGGATCGACTTTAAAAGAGTTCAAAAAATCAACACGTGAATTGGTTGCCGATGACGAGTCGAAAAAAGAGGATGAAAACAAAAGAAGTGTAACTCAATAA
- a CDS encoding GGDEF domain-containing protein, which translates to MKEQKEWNDIAGLNRLILKFSWWMVIVIILLSVMGTLISFQFNVEGFMGVAVSNVLLPTIYTVVILALTHVLYYMFKRWGEYILLLGIFAILHVYIINFPFAQGIHYLLIISVLISALYYQKEKIYFTGILSLISILSLYFFYEPLSRELERRDIFAFIGIFIGFVFISVGIIYRGHYLLKHLEESIRNQEELMVRNIMMDKASKMDALTDLYNHKTFHEYLDRLIEQSDQNHLSFQLAIIDIDNFKKVNDQFGHWVGDIVLKRVGEQLKLNVTPDDFVSRYGGEEFAVIFTEKNKHVSYQLIDSIRSNISEIVHPEMDHKPVTISVGMCSYVAGLGKESFFKAADDSLYEAKRNGKNQTVVAKIS; encoded by the coding sequence ATGAAGGAACAAAAAGAATGGAACGATATAGCTGGATTGAACAGGTTGATTTTAAAATTTTCATGGTGGATGGTCATCGTCATTATTCTTCTATCCGTAATGGGAACCTTAATCTCATTTCAATTTAATGTGGAAGGCTTTATGGGAGTAGCGGTCTCAAACGTCTTGTTACCGACAATCTATACAGTCGTGATCCTAGCTCTGACACATGTGTTATATTACATGTTCAAGCGATGGGGAGAGTATATCCTGCTCCTGGGGATTTTCGCAATTCTCCACGTTTATATCATTAACTTTCCTTTTGCGCAAGGCATTCATTATTTGCTGATTATCAGCGTTCTCATTTCTGCTTTATATTATCAAAAGGAGAAGATTTATTTTACTGGTATTTTGAGTTTGATCTCCATCTTGTCTCTTTATTTCTTCTATGAGCCTCTTTCCAGAGAACTTGAGAGAAGGGATATCTTTGCATTCATAGGGATATTCATTGGATTCGTGTTTATATCCGTCGGAATCATTTATCGCGGTCATTATTTGCTAAAGCACCTGGAAGAATCGATAAGAAATCAGGAAGAATTAATGGTACGGAATATTATGATGGACAAGGCAAGCAAAATGGATGCGCTGACCGATTTGTACAATCATAAGACGTTTCATGAATACCTCGACAGATTGATCGAGCAAAGTGATCAGAACCATTTATCCTTCCAGCTTGCGATTATTGATATTGATAATTTTAAAAAAGTGAATGACCAATTCGGTCACTGGGTAGGTGACATTGTTCTCAAGCGCGTGGGTGAACAGCTAAAGCTGAATGTCACACCAGATGATTTTGTTTCAAGGTATGGCGGCGAAGAATTTGCGGTGATTTTTACTGAAAAAAATAAACATGTATCCTACCAATTAATTGATAGTATACGGTCAAATATCAGTGAAATCGTACATCCGGAAATGGATCATAAGCCTGTCACGATTAGTGTCGGAATGTGTTCCTATGTAGCTGGTCTCGGAAAGGAAAGCTTCTTCAAAGCTGCAGATGATAGCTTGTATGAAGCAAAGAGGAACGGCAAGAATCAAACAGTAGTGGCGAAGATCTCCTAA
- a CDS encoding response regulator transcription factor, translating into MLKLLLIEDDASLFHEIRERLTQWSYEVHGVTDFGDVMGDFTRVRPDLVIIDIQLPRFDGFHWCRMIRSHSNVPIIFLSSRDHPTDMVMSMQLGADDFVQKPFHFEVLIAKIQAILRRAYNYNAVQNQLKTWCGATVDYDKNTVENEMGRIELTKNEIFILKLLIEQKNKIVSRDEVMNSLWDDKRFISDNTLTVNVNRLRKKLDEIGLGSKIETKIGQGYMAVEEEQA; encoded by the coding sequence GTGTTAAAGCTTTTGCTGATTGAGGATGATGCGTCCTTGTTCCATGAGATTCGGGAGCGGTTGACTCAGTGGTCGTATGAGGTGCATGGGGTGACGGATTTTGGGGATGTGATGGGTGATTTTACGAGAGTGAGGCCTGACTTGGTGATCATCGATATCCAGCTGCCTAGGTTTGATGGGTTTCATTGGTGTCGGATGATCCGGTCGCATTCGAATGTGCCGATTATTTTCCTGTCTTCACGGGACCACCCTACGGATATGGTCATGTCGATGCAGCTCGGGGCGGATGATTTTGTCCAAAAGCCGTTCCACTTTGAGGTGCTGATTGCTAAAATCCAGGCGATCTTGCGCCGTGCCTACAATTATAATGCGGTACAGAACCAGTTGAAGACATGGTGCGGGGCGACGGTTGATTATGATAAAAATACAGTTGAAAATGAGATGGGCCGGATTGAATTGACGAAGAATGAAATCTTTATTTTAAAGCTGCTGATTGAGCAGAAAAACAAGATTGTCAGCCGTGATGAGGTGATGAACAGCTTGTGGGATGACAAGCGGTTCATCAGCGACAATACGCTGACAGTCAACGTTAATCGTCTTCGGAAAAAGCTGGATGAGATTGGTTTGGGCAGTAAAATTGAAACGAAGATTGGACAGGGATATATGGCCGTTGAAGAGGAACAGGCCTGA
- the tatC gene encoding twin-arginine translocase subunit TatC, translating into MDEKQMNLVGHLSELRKRVMIIVGSFMLIVMVALMYAKNIYHWLVQDLSIKLAVLGPSDILWVYLMLAAVIALAGTIPIAAHQIWLFVRPALSEKEKKVTVAYIPALFLLFIAGVCFGYFVIFPLVFQFLLSLSEDMFMEFFTTEKYFRFLIHMVLPFGFLFELPVVIMFLTSLGVLNPYRLQKARKYSYFILIVTAVLITPPDLLSDILVIIPLLFLYECSVILSKIVYRRKQGSELSAA; encoded by the coding sequence GTGGATGAAAAACAGATGAATTTAGTAGGCCACTTGAGTGAGTTGCGGAAACGGGTGATGATCATCGTTGGTAGTTTTATGCTCATTGTCATGGTGGCTTTGATGTATGCGAAAAATATATACCATTGGCTGGTTCAGGATTTATCAATAAAATTAGCCGTTCTCGGCCCAAGTGATATTTTGTGGGTGTATTTGATGCTTGCAGCTGTGATAGCCCTAGCAGGTACGATTCCGATTGCAGCTCATCAAATCTGGCTTTTTGTAAGGCCTGCCTTATCAGAAAAAGAGAAAAAAGTAACAGTAGCCTACATACCGGCACTATTCCTGCTCTTCATAGCGGGCGTTTGCTTCGGATATTTTGTCATTTTTCCGCTGGTGTTTCAATTCCTGCTATCCCTGTCAGAAGACATGTTCATGGAGTTTTTTACAACAGAGAAGTACTTTCGGTTTTTAATCCATATGGTCCTGCCCTTTGGTTTTTTATTCGAGCTGCCTGTCGTCATCATGTTCTTGACGAGTCTGGGTGTATTGAATCCATACCGATTGCAAAAGGCGAGAAAGTACTCTTATTTCATCTTGATTGTAACAGCTGTTCTCATAACGCCCCCAGATCTTTTGTCAGATATACTCGTCATCATTCCGCTGCTATTTTTGTACGAATGCAGTGTGATATTATCGAAGATTGTTTACCGACGAAAACAGGGATCTGAATTATCAGCTGCATAA
- a CDS encoding ABC transporter ATP-binding protein, translating into MILLEAAKLHKTYGNKFNKQEVLKGLDLKIFKGEFVSIMGASGSGKTTLLNVLSSIDRVSNGSIKIEGKDITGMKEKQLAEFRKEHLGFLFQDYNLLDTLTVKENILLPLSVSKTPRKEANQRFEKIASELGIIDLKDKYPNEISGGQKQRTSAARAFIHDPSIIFADEPTGALDSKSASDLLNKLSDLNQKRQATILMVTHDPVAASYCGRVIFIKDGLIYTELNKGDQTRQEFFKDIMKTQSVLGGVHHER; encoded by the coding sequence ATGATTTTACTGGAAGCTGCTAAACTTCATAAAACATATGGAAATAAATTTAATAAACAGGAAGTGTTGAAAGGGCTCGACCTGAAAATTTTCAAAGGAGAGTTTGTGAGCATCATGGGTGCCTCCGGCTCGGGGAAAACGACGCTGCTGAATGTTCTTTCCTCAATCGACCGGGTGTCCAACGGATCGATCAAGATTGAAGGAAAAGACATTACCGGGATGAAGGAGAAGCAGCTGGCTGAATTCCGTAAAGAGCATTTGGGCTTCTTGTTCCAGGATTACAATCTGCTCGACACACTGACGGTGAAGGAAAATATCCTTTTACCGCTCTCGGTCAGCAAGACGCCGAGGAAAGAAGCGAATCAAAGATTCGAAAAGATTGCCAGTGAACTGGGTATTATCGACCTGAAGGATAAGTATCCGAATGAAATTTCCGGCGGGCAAAAGCAGCGGACATCGGCTGCACGCGCTTTTATCCATGATCCAAGTATCATTTTTGCCGATGAACCGACGGGTGCACTTGATTCAAAATCGGCGTCAGACTTGTTGAACAAACTGAGTGACTTGAACCAAAAACGGCAGGCGACAATCCTGATGGTCACTCACGATCCTGTTGCGGCAAGCTATTGCGGCCGGGTTATTTTTATCAAGGATGGCCTGATTTACACAGAATTGAACAAAGGCGACCAGACGAGACAGGAGTTTTTCAAGGATATCATGAAAACCCAGAGCGTATTGGGCGGTGTGCACCATGAGCGTTAA
- a CDS encoding sensor histidine kinase yields MFMTYLRERRSWILLFLLLQFLVVFIAYIDSAVSIQSALYYVFLSALIFLIFLLIRYQKEVKFYQELEEAEDLPDFSEREQLSPFEGMVAESITHHFEALKKTVSESEHRLDEEKDELLSWIHEVKTPLTALRLMIDRLEDQALKKEMTYEWLRIHLLLDQQLHQKRIPFMENDLYIEQTYLESVIFGEVKTLQSWCIQKGIGFEIDLEYNEVMTDAKWLAFILRQLLTNAVKYSDASDVQIKSEQRDGQMILKIADKGRGIDSRDLPRIFEKGFTSTAHHQDHAATGMGLYLARKAAQPLKIRIDVESAPGKGSTFTLTFPKSNEFVEITGM; encoded by the coding sequence ATGTTCATGACCTATCTAAGGGAACGGCGGAGCTGGATTCTGCTATTCTTGCTGCTTCAATTCCTTGTCGTTTTTATCGCTTATATTGATTCCGCTGTTTCTATACAATCTGCTCTTTATTATGTTTTTCTGTCAGCACTTATATTTTTGATTTTTCTCCTGATCCGTTACCAAAAAGAAGTGAAGTTTTATCAGGAGCTGGAAGAAGCGGAGGACCTTCCCGATTTTTCAGAAAGGGAGCAGCTCAGTCCGTTTGAAGGAATGGTAGCCGAGAGCATCACACATCATTTTGAGGCGCTGAAAAAAACTGTTTCCGAAAGTGAGCACAGGCTGGATGAGGAAAAGGATGAACTGCTTTCCTGGATTCATGAAGTGAAAACGCCGCTGACGGCTTTGAGATTGATGATTGACCGGCTAGAGGATCAGGCGCTGAAAAAGGAAATGACTTATGAATGGCTGCGCATCCATCTTTTATTGGACCAGCAGCTGCATCAAAAGCGAATTCCGTTCATGGAGAATGACTTGTATATTGAACAGACCTATCTGGAGAGTGTGATCTTCGGAGAGGTCAAAACATTACAGTCATGGTGCATCCAAAAAGGGATTGGCTTCGAGATTGACCTGGAGTACAACGAGGTGATGACGGATGCCAAATGGCTCGCGTTTATTTTACGGCAGCTGTTGACGAATGCTGTGAAATATAGCGATGCTTCTGATGTCCAGATTAAAAGTGAACAGCGGGATGGACAGATGATCCTGAAGATTGCGGATAAGGGAAGAGGGATTGACTCCAGGGATCTCCCGCGGATTTTTGAAAAAGGATTTACATCCACTGCCCACCATCAGGATCATGCCGCAACCGGAATGGGCTTATACCTTGCAAGGAAAGCGGCCCAGCCGCTGAAAATCAGGATTGATGTGGAATCAGCACCAGGCAAGGGAAGCACGTTCACTCTTACCTTCCCGAAAAGCAATGAATTTGTCGAAATAACAGGCATGTGA
- a CDS encoding CBO0543 family protein: MEPQTIFVLISSLVFSIVAYVIPKKMKHYEIYATSLFAALFGLFVDSILAIKYKFYVLDEPGIQIPPLVGQVVLYSTTSIILLNLFPYERPAIWRLAYILTFALLAVAFELLSFRFGFIKYNEWKIWYSALSYPFLIYLLVLQYRFFQWLVKRGHSDGFIAHKS; the protein is encoded by the coding sequence TTGGAACCACAAACTATTTTTGTGCTTATTTCTAGCTTGGTTTTTTCAATAGTGGCTTATGTGATTCCAAAAAAAATGAAACACTATGAAATTTATGCAACTTCACTATTTGCCGCATTATTTGGGTTGTTTGTTGATTCAATTTTAGCTATAAAATATAAATTCTATGTACTCGATGAGCCAGGAATACAAATTCCGCCATTAGTCGGGCAAGTAGTTCTATATTCCACGACCAGCATCATACTCTTGAATTTATTTCCTTATGAAAGACCGGCAATTTGGCGATTAGCTTACATCCTAACTTTTGCTTTACTAGCTGTAGCATTTGAGCTGCTATCTTTTCGTTTCGGATTTATTAAGTATAATGAGTGGAAAATTTGGTATTCGGCTCTGTCTTACCCATTTCTGATTTATCTCCTCGTTTTGCAATACAGATTTTTTCAATGGCTGGTGAAGCGGGGGCATAGCGATGGATTTATTGCTCATAAATCATAA
- a CDS encoding ABC transporter permease, whose product MSVNQLILRNLKKNLKNYYLYVFALMFSVALYFAFVTLQYDPSMDETKGSIKGAAAIKAASVLLVGIVAIFLTYANAIFIKRRSKEIGLFQLVGMTKGKIFRILSVDNFLLYFGSLLAGVFLGFSISKLIMMILFKLTQVDGIAKLHFSGTALVQTLIVFSLIYVLLLVLNFIFIKRQSILSLFRVVSKTEGRVKKISFWEMLIGVLGIGLIGIGYFVSSMLFEGDFTSVNELFSAMVFILASVIFGTYLFYKGSVSFIANIIRKKKDGYLNINEVLSLSSIMFRMKSNALLLTIITTVSALAIGLLSLSYISYYSAEQTAKSMVPDNFAFVDEKSAANFMEELKSKGINFTEKRIEVLQAVLNANDIIGLKMDGYTQDPRAMSVSVISEKSDGQKEVSKDEAYMTGYNDIMMKFISMKDSGPIEIIGKDHTIPLQYTGMEKEYPVSRYFGGSPVAVVDETVFEKLKKDVDPEIQKGSSLYIGIEIQDEDDSERANDLFNENKYHEANMNESRLDSENIQKKQMGLTMFIVGFLGLTFLVTSGCILYFKQMDQTEDEKPNYTILRKLGFTQGDLLRGIQAKQAFNFGIPLAIGLLHSYFAVKSGWFFFGTELWWPMLIVMGLYTALYSIFAVLSVAHSKKVIRESL is encoded by the coding sequence ATGAGCGTTAATCAACTCATCCTCCGCAATTTGAAAAAGAACCTGAAAAACTATTACTTGTATGTATTTGCGCTGATGTTCAGTGTCGCGCTTTACTTCGCATTCGTCACTCTCCAATATGACCCGTCCATGGATGAAACAAAGGGTTCGATCAAAGGGGCGGCTGCGATAAAGGCTGCATCTGTCCTGCTTGTCGGAATCGTCGCCATTTTCCTGACTTACGCAAATGCGATTTTTATCAAAAGGAGAAGCAAGGAAATCGGTCTATTCCAACTCGTGGGGATGACGAAGGGCAAGATTTTCCGGATTCTGAGTGTCGATAACTTTCTGTTATATTTTGGATCTTTGCTGGCAGGCGTTTTCCTCGGGTTCTCCATCTCCAAGCTGATCATGATGATCCTGTTCAAGCTCACGCAAGTCGACGGGATTGCGAAGTTGCATTTTTCCGGCACAGCCCTGGTGCAGACACTGATTGTTTTTTCACTGATCTACGTCTTGCTGCTGGTGCTGAACTTCATTTTTATAAAAAGACAAAGCATCCTGAGCTTATTCAGGGTGGTATCAAAAACGGAAGGCCGGGTAAAGAAAATCTCTTTCTGGGAGATGCTGATCGGTGTCCTAGGCATCGGGCTGATTGGAATCGGCTATTTTGTATCCTCCATGCTATTCGAAGGGGACTTCACGTCCGTGAACGAACTCTTTTCAGCCATGGTGTTCATTTTAGCTTCGGTCATCTTCGGAACCTATCTGTTTTACAAAGGATCTGTCAGCTTCATCGCCAATATCATCCGGAAAAAGAAGGATGGCTATCTGAATATTAATGAGGTGCTTTCGCTATCCTCGATCATGTTCAGGATGAAGTCGAATGCGCTGTTGTTGACGATTATCACGACGGTATCGGCATTGGCGATCGGATTATTGTCGCTAAGCTATATCTCTTATTATTCTGCGGAGCAGACTGCGAAAAGTATGGTCCCAGACAACTTTGCCTTTGTGGATGAGAAGTCTGCCGCGAATTTTATGGAGGAATTGAAATCGAAGGGTATCAATTTTACCGAAAAAAGGATTGAGGTCCTTCAAGCGGTACTGAACGCAAATGACATCATTGGGCTGAAAATGGATGGATACACACAGGACCCGCGAGCCATGAGTGTGTCGGTCATCAGCGAAAAGTCTGATGGCCAAAAGGAAGTCAGTAAGGATGAAGCCTACATGACAGGCTACAATGATATCATGATGAAATTCATCTCCATGAAGGACTCAGGGCCGATTGAGATCATCGGGAAAGATCACACCATCCCGCTGCAGTATACTGGAATGGAGAAAGAATATCCGGTGTCCCGGTATTTCGGGGGATCTCCTGTAGCCGTGGTGGATGAGACTGTTTTCGAGAAGCTGAAGAAGGATGTGGACCCTGAAATTCAAAAAGGCTCTTCACTATATATCGGGATTGAGATTCAGGATGAAGACGATTCGGAGAGAGCGAATGACCTGTTCAATGAAAATAAATACCATGAAGCTAATATGAATGAATCACGCCTGGACAGTGAAAATATCCAAAAGAAACAGATGGGGCTTACGATGTTCATTGTCGGTTTCCTAGGACTGACCTTCCTTGTCACATCAGGCTGCATTCTTTATTTCAAGCAAATGGACCAGACAGAAGACGAAAAACCGAATTATACGATTTTACGAAAACTTGGGTTCACCCAGGGCGATTTGCTGAGAGGCATCCAGGCAAAGCAAGCGTTCAACTTCGGCATCCCGCTAGCAATCGGGCTGCTGCACAGCTATTTTGCCGTCAAGTCAGGCTGGTTCTTCTTCGGCACTGAACTATGGTGGCCGATGCTGATTGTCATGGGACTTTATACAGCACTGTACTCCATCTTTGCTGTACTATCGGTGGCGCATTCAAAGAAAGTCATTCGGGAATCGCTTTAA
- a CDS encoding diguanylate cyclase — MLKDFFIHSSFVITFLFIGGSLFKNNPEIDTTLKKVKLGALAGILGSVLMAFSIQITPMIMMDLRHIAILLSAFYGGFVPAFVAATIINISRLVFFDGSLETFLVTVLIMFIIAAFAALVQKKVKGSDFIKWTIMGLISLITISFGFLYLMGFSDQVYQILVNYWVITTISGVLVYFLAGYIVQSNQMFMQLKTQSATDFLTGLNNVRQFDSSLNESLESAQKLNEKLSLLMIDIDHFKKVNDTYGHQAGDEVLRQLGGLLITCSRPSDIVSRNGGEEFSLLLKNCSYTQALEIAERLRGIVENHRFSLPNGKEIQITISLGASTYLETTQCLEEFIKQADDTLYKSKRTGRNKVSAL, encoded by the coding sequence TTGCTGAAAGATTTTTTTATACATTCTAGTTTTGTTATCACGTTTTTGTTTATTGGGGGAAGTTTATTTAAGAACAATCCGGAGATAGATACAACTCTTAAAAAGGTAAAACTTGGGGCATTAGCGGGAATACTTGGTTCAGTGTTAATGGCTTTTAGTATCCAGATTACTCCTATGATCATGATGGACTTGCGTCATATCGCGATCCTGTTGTCTGCTTTTTATGGAGGATTCGTGCCAGCTTTCGTAGCCGCCACCATAATCAATATCAGCAGATTAGTATTTTTTGATGGAAGTCTCGAAACATTTCTGGTCACTGTGCTCATAATGTTTATTATTGCGGCGTTTGCCGCACTGGTCCAAAAAAAGGTGAAGGGATCGGACTTTATTAAGTGGACGATCATGGGATTGATCAGTTTAATTACGATTTCCTTCGGCTTTTTGTATCTAATGGGTTTTTCAGATCAAGTGTACCAAATTTTGGTTAACTATTGGGTTATTACGACAATATCGGGAGTTTTGGTGTATTTTTTGGCAGGGTACATCGTTCAGTCGAACCAAATGTTTATGCAGCTGAAAACCCAGTCGGCAACAGACTTCCTTACGGGGTTAAATAATGTAAGACAGTTCGATTCGTCATTGAATGAAAGTTTAGAAAGTGCCCAGAAGCTTAATGAAAAATTATCGTTGCTTATGATTGATATCGACCACTTCAAAAAGGTCAATGATACGTATGGTCATCAAGCTGGAGATGAAGTTTTAAGGCAATTGGGAGGACTGTTAATCACCTGCTCACGCCCAAGTGATATTGTTTCAAGAAATGGCGGTGAAGAATTTTCACTGTTATTAAAGAATTGCTCCTATACTCAAGCGCTGGAAATCGCAGAACGCCTCCGGGGAATAGTGGAAAATCATCGATTCTCCTTACCAAATGGCAAGGAAATCCAGATCACCATCTCTCTTGGTGCCTCAACCTATTTAGAGACAACTCAATGCTTAGAAGAATTCATCAAACAAGCAGACGACACCTTATATAAATCAAAACGGACAGGAAGAAATAAAGTATCCGCACTGTAA
- a CDS encoding alkaline phosphatase PhoX, with translation MTDQNTNSGLNRRDFLKAGGMGALALTLGSTGVMGLSSTALADSANKPTSGFGGYGELIPDPNGILDLPRGFHYKIISREGDLMTDGTKIPGAFDGMAAFEGQNNTTILVRNHELSSGPAFGKNPYDANAQGGTTALVVGANRNVIKEYVTSSGTIRNCAGGATPWGTWLTCEENRSDGHGYVFEVDPTQPENDMSKTPIKEMGRFSHEACAIDPATGYVYLTEDASPSFLYRFIPNDLSQKPGALQKGGKLYAAAIEEVADPSASTFKTGQTFKIVWKEVDPHWCREEAAAKNCIVFSRLEGAFFQEGVFWFDDTSAGEKKLGRVYRYVPHTNTLELFYEGNDARQMEYPDNICCTPWGDLWYAEDGSGQDRIMGITPEGKVYPFAANRLSGSELAGPTFSPDGNTLFVNIQSPGKTFAIWGPFQRRNSARAREMSFAAPANLAPQVSEKVAKAAKVQGMSILEAAAFERHGVKM, from the coding sequence ATGACTGATCAAAATACGAATAGCGGCTTGAACAGAAGGGATTTCTTAAAAGCAGGCGGGATGGGCGCGCTTGCCCTTACTCTTGGCAGCACTGGAGTGATGGGCCTAAGTTCCACAGCCCTAGCGGATTCTGCAAATAAGCCAACCAGCGGATTTGGCGGGTATGGAGAGTTGATTCCAGATCCTAATGGCATTCTCGATCTTCCAAGAGGCTTCCATTACAAAATCATCTCCAGAGAAGGCGACTTGATGACAGACGGAACCAAGATTCCTGGTGCTTTTGATGGAATGGCGGCGTTTGAAGGACAGAACAACACGACGATCCTTGTCCGCAATCATGAGTTATCATCCGGTCCCGCTTTTGGGAAAAATCCTTATGATGCAAATGCCCAGGGCGGGACGACCGCTCTGGTTGTTGGGGCAAATCGTAATGTGATCAAAGAATATGTAACGTCTTCAGGAACGATCCGAAATTGCGCAGGCGGTGCGACACCTTGGGGCACTTGGCTGACTTGCGAGGAAAACCGTTCCGACGGACATGGATATGTATTCGAAGTAGATCCAACACAGCCTGAAAACGATATGTCCAAAACGCCAATCAAGGAAATGGGCCGCTTTTCACACGAAGCATGTGCCATTGACCCAGCGACAGGATATGTTTACTTAACCGAAGATGCGAGCCCGAGCTTCCTGTACCGTTTTATCCCGAATGACTTGAGCCAAAAGCCAGGTGCGCTGCAAAAAGGCGGCAAGTTGTATGCCGCTGCGATTGAGGAGGTTGCAGACCCATCTGCCAGCACATTTAAAACAGGACAAACTTTTAAAATTGTGTGGAAGGAAGTTGATCCGCATTGGTGCCGTGAAGAAGCTGCTGCGAAAAATTGCATTGTGTTCTCCAGACTTGAGGGAGCCTTCTTCCAGGAAGGGGTCTTCTGGTTCGATGACACCTCTGCGGGTGAAAAGAAACTTGGCCGCGTTTATCGTTATGTCCCTCACACGAATACATTGGAGCTCTTCTATGAGGGAAATGACGCAAGGCAAATGGAATATCCGGACAATATTTGCTGTACCCCTTGGGGCGACCTTTGGTATGCAGAAGATGGTTCTGGCCAGGACCGGATAATGGGGATCACTCCGGAAGGCAAGGTTTATCCTTTTGCCGCCAACCGTTTAAGCGGTTCTGAATTGGCTGGCCCAACCTTCTCGCCAGATGGAAATACGCTTTTCGTCAATATTCAAAGCCCTGGCAAAACGTTTGCGATTTGGGGGCCATTCCAGCGCCGTAATTCTGCACGTGCAAGGGAAATGTCATTTGCTGCACCAGCCAATCTTGCACCGCAGGTTTCTGAAAAAGTGGCAAAGGCAGCCAAGGTGCAAGGAATGTCCATCCTCGAAGCAGCAGCGTTTGAGCGCCACGGAGTAAAAATGTAA